The genomic segment CCGTTCCGCCCGACTTGAGCAGCGGGATCGCGCCGCTGAGCACGCCCTGACGGCCGAGGGCGTCGATGATGAGGTCGAAACCGTCCAATCCGCGGCCCCTGGCCTCGCCGATCAGGTTTTCGGCGTCGTAGCGCAGGTAGTCGGTCACGCCGACCCTGGCCGCCGCCTCGCGGCGTTTCGCGCTGCCGATCATCGCCACGCGGCCGGCCATGAAGTTGCTTGCGTGGTTGGCGAACGCCAGACCGTTGGCGCCTGAGCCGATCACCAGCACCGACGAGCCGACCCGCACGCCGATCCGGCTGATGAAACTGAACGTCTCGCGCCACGTGATGATCATGGTCGCCTTGGCCGGGTCCGTGCCTTCCGGCAGCACGCGGTGAATGCCGGTGGACCAGCCCGGATCGATCCCCGCCTCGAGCATCGCCCGGTGATCAGCCGCCACGCCGCGCTCGGCGAAACCGCCCCAGTTGCTCTTGAGGTCGCCCTGTTCCGGATTGATCACCCGCGTGACCAGATCGCCGGGCTTTAGGTACCGCACCTTCGGCCCGACCTCGATCACCCGTCCGATCGTCTCATGGCCCAGCATGGTCGGAAATTCGATCGGAAACGGCATCTTATGATTGGCGATGATGTGCAGGTCCGTCCCGCTGCACGTCGCCCCGTACAGATTATCGCACAGGCAGTCGAACTCGCCGATCCGCGGATCGGGCACGTCGCGAACCACCAGTTTTCCCGGACCTTCCACTACGGCTGCATTCATCGTCTTGCCCTCATGGTTGTTTGCGTCCTGAGCCTAGCTCCACCGGATCACCGCGCCGAGCAAGTTCTTCACCCGGCCGCGATTCACGTCGTCGTAGAACTTCGGGGCCTCGCGGGCGTCCAGTCGGTGGGTGATTGTCCGTCCCCAGTCCAGCGCCCCTTCCGCCATCAGTTTGATCACCGTCCGCCTCGACGGGACATAGCCGTCATCGCAGGGGAAAAACGCCCTGATGCGGCGATTGTGGGCTTCGAGGAACCGGAAGCTCAGCGGCCCGGCGCCGTAGTTGCCCTGGAACACGAATTTACCTTCCCGCCGGCACAAGGCGATCCCCAAATCCACGCACTTGGGATTGCCCGACGCCTCGAATACGACGTCCGCCCCGTCCGGAACGATCTGCTTCATGCGTTCGTCCAGGTCCTCCCGCGAAGAGTTGATCGTGTGGTCCGCGCCCAGTTGCCTGGCCACAGCGAGCCGCTGATCGTCGATATCCACCGCCACCGTCACCGCCCCGCGCAGCTTGGCCGTCGCCACGTTGCCCAGACCGATCAGGCCCGCGCCGATCACCACCACCCGATCGCCCATCGCGACACCGGCCATGTTCACGCCGTTCAGTCCGACCGACGGCATCACGAAGAGCGACGCCGCCTCCTCGTCCACGCCTTCCGGCAGTTTCGCCGGCCCGTGCAGCACGTTCGTCGAATCGGTCACCACGTGCGAGGCGTGCGCTCCCGACGTCGCCGAGACGGGCCGGCCTTGCCACGTGATTCCCGCACTGCAGCCGCGGTAGTAGATTCTGTCACCCACCGCGAAGTCCTTCACCGCCGAACCGACCTGTTCGACGATCCCCACGCCCTGGTACCCGGTGATGATCGGAAACGGCCCCCACGAGACCTGGCTGCGCACCAGCAGCAGTTCGGTGCCGATGCTCACCCCGGTGCGCAGCGCCCGCACCCACAGGTCCCGCGGCTGAAGCGGCGAGTATTCCACCTCATCCAGAACAAACTCCTGCTGCTCCGTGCACACCAGCGCCTGGGCCTTCATCCGTGGTTTCTCCTTCGCCGTCTGATCGTACGTAAATGACATTTCAACGCCGCACCCTGTCAGCAAATCAAATCCTGTAGACCTGTTCAAGGGAACATTCTTGACAAGTATGGTACGAAAATGATCCAATGAACCGACGAAGGAGGGTCCGTTGTGAACGACTGGCTTCTGCGCATCTCGCCCTGCCCGCGTGTGATCGGCGGCTCGACCGCCCCGCGCGGCTGGATCGAGCCTCTGCGGGTGATCTACGACCACGAACTGGTGCTCTTCGCCGGCGGCACGTGCCTGGTCGAGATCGGCGCCGATCGCTTCGAGTGCCCGCCCGAGAGCTTCATCATCGTGCCGCCCGGCCGGCTCCACGTCTCGCGTCAATCCGGCCCGGCCGCCGTGGCCCGCAGTTGGGTCCACTTCGACTGGAGCTACCAGGGCCCAATCGGCGAGACGCCCGTCCTGACCTACCATCCGGGCCCGGTCCGCCCGGAGTTATACCGTCCGGCTCCGGCGTTTGTGCCCAAGACCATCCTCCACGGTCCGATCGCCTCGCCCTCCGCCGCCTTCGATCTGCACCAGCGTCTCCAATCCCGCTGGAACTCCGGCGGCCGTCACGACCGCTTGGCCGCCCGCGGCCTGCTGCTCGAGCTGCTGGTGGAACTGCTGGATCGAAGCGGCGAACCGCCCTCCAGCCGACCCGAAGGCGACCCCATCGCCGCCCGCGTCCGGCGGCGCCTCGACCAGCTTTCGCTTCAGCCGTTTCGCGAGGCCGTCTCGATCCAGTCCGCCCTCGAGCAACTCGGCTGCAGCTATGCCCACGCCTGCCGGCGGTTCAAACGCGCGTACGGCCTCTCGCCGCTGGCCTACCTCAGCGCCCTGCGGGTCGAGCGGGCCAAGCTCCTGCTTCGCGACTCGGACCTGACCGTCGCCCAGATCGCCCAGCGGCTCGGTTTCGACAACGTCGGCTACTTCATCCGACGCTTCCGCCGTCAGACCGCTCTCTCACCCCGGGCCTTCGCCCGCCGACAGAGGCCTTGAGGCCGGACCCCGATTTGGCGTCAAAAAGCGTTGCATCCGATCCGACGGCCGGTATCATGGGCCGTTTAACGTTCACAGGAGGCCCGCGAGATGTCCATCGACAAGGTTGCCGCCCAGCTCTACACGCTTCGCGATCTGTGCAAGACGCCCGCCGACATCGCCGAGACCCTCAAGAAGGTCCGCCAGATCGGTTACCCGGCCGTTCAGGTTTCGGGCATCGGCCCGATCGATCCGAAGGAACTGCGCAAGCTCTGCGACGATCTGGGCCTGGTCATCTGCGCCTCGCACACGGGATATGACGACCTGATGAACAAGCTGACCGAGGTCATTGCCAAGCACCAGGTCTGGGGCTGCACGCAGATCGCCGTGCCCGTAACCCCGGACAAGATGCGAAACCAGAGCGGCTACGTCCAGTTCGCCAGGGAAATGTCCAAGGTCGGACAGCGGCTCGCCAAAGAGGGCATCACCCTCAGCTACCACAACCACTCATTCGAATTCCAGAAGTACGGCGGAAAGACCGGCTTGGAACTGATTTACGACAACTCCGATCCGCAGTACTTCCAGGGTGAGATCGACACCTACTGGGTCCAGCACGGCGGCGGCGACCCGGCCGGGTGGTGCCGGCGGCTCAAGAATCGCCTGCCCCTGGTTCACCTGAAGGACTACGGCATTGTCGACAACAAGCCGACCTACATGGAAATCGGCGAAGGCAACCTGAACTGGGCGGCCATCCTGCCGGCCTGCCGCGACGCCGGCACGCAGTGGTACCCGGTCGAGCAGGATGTCTGCCCCGGCGACCCGATCGAGAGCATGAAGATCAGCTTCGAGAATCTCAAACGTCTTTTCAAGCAGGCCTGATACGCTCTT from the Phycisphaerae bacterium genome contains:
- a CDS encoding zinc-binding dehydrogenase, coding for MNAAVVEGPGKLVVRDVPDPRIGEFDCLCDNLYGATCSGTDLHIIANHKMPFPIEFPTMLGHETIGRVIEVGPKVRYLKPGDLVTRVINPEQGDLKSNWGGFAERGVAADHRAMLEAGIDPGWSTGIHRVLPEGTDPAKATMIITWRETFSFISRIGVRVGSSVLVIGSGANGLAFANHASNFMAGRVAMIGSAKRREAAARVGVTDYLRYDAENLIGEARGRGLDGFDLIIDALGRQGVLSGAIPLLKSGGTVSVYGMDSFGDTAINPMQPVSFTVANSGYQEGEGHDPVMRWLEAGWLRAENYLDLDRVFPLEAIGEAFEAVRRRELIKAVVRLDAKR
- a CDS encoding zinc-binding alcohol dehydrogenase, with the translated sequence MKAQALVCTEQQEFVLDEVEYSPLQPRDLWVRALRTGVSIGTELLLVRSQVSWGPFPIITGYQGVGIVEQVGSAVKDFAVGDRIYYRGCSAGITWQGRPVSATSGAHASHVVTDSTNVLHGPAKLPEGVDEEAASLFVMPSVGLNGVNMAGVAMGDRVVVIGAGLIGLGNVATAKLRGAVTVAVDIDDQRLAVARQLGADHTINSSREDLDERMKQIVPDGADVVFEASGNPKCVDLGIALCRREGKFVFQGNYGAGPLSFRFLEAHNRRIRAFFPCDDGYVPSRRTVIKLMAEGALDWGRTITHRLDAREAPKFYDDVNRGRVKNLLGAVIRWS
- a CDS encoding sugar phosphate isomerase/epimerase: MSIDKVAAQLYTLRDLCKTPADIAETLKKVRQIGYPAVQVSGIGPIDPKELRKLCDDLGLVICASHTGYDDLMNKLTEVIAKHQVWGCTQIAVPVTPDKMRNQSGYVQFAREMSKVGQRLAKEGITLSYHNHSFEFQKYGGKTGLELIYDNSDPQYFQGEIDTYWVQHGGGDPAGWCRRLKNRLPLVHLKDYGIVDNKPTYMEIGEGNLNWAAILPACRDAGTQWYPVEQDVCPGDPIESMKISFENLKRLFKQA
- a CDS encoding helix-turn-helix transcriptional regulator is translated as MASPSAAFDLHQRLQSRWNSGGRHDRLAARGLLLELLVELLDRSGEPPSSRPEGDPIAARVRRRLDQLSLQPFREAVSIQSALEQLGCSYAHACRRFKRAYGLSPLAYLSALRVERAKLLLRDSDLTVAQIAQRLGFDNVGYFIRRFRRQTALSPRAFARRQRP